One Pseudomonas muyukensis DNA segment encodes these proteins:
- the betA gene encoding choline dehydrogenase: protein MSQEFDYIIVGAGSAGNTLATRLTEDASVTVLLLEAGGPDYRFDFRTQMPAALAFPLQGRRYNWAYETDPEPHMDGRRMECGRGKGLGGSSLINGMCYIRGNAMDFDGWAELPGLEDWTYLDCLPYFRKAETRDIGPNDYHGGEGPVSVATPKAGNNPLFHAMVEAGVQAGYPRTEDLNGYQQEGFGPMDRSVTKKGRRSSTARGYLDQAKKRPNLTIVTHALSDRVLFDGKRAVGVTYLVGDSEERVEARARKEVIVSSGAIASPQLLQRSGVGPRALLESLDIPVVHDLPGVGENLQDHLELYLQYACTQPVSLYPSLLWWNQPKIGAEWLFNGTGIGASNQFEAGGFIRTRPEFKWPNIQYHFLPVAINYNGSNGVKEHGFQAHMGSMRSPARGRIQAKSKNPRQHPSILFNYMSTEQDWQEFRDGIRLTREIMAQPALDPYRGREISPGAHVQTDEELDKFIREHAETAFHPSCSCKMGTDDMAVVDGEGRVHGMQGLRVVDASIMPLIITGNLNATTIMIAEKISDKIRGRKPLPRSTAKYYVAGDAPVKGKPMREVKQA, encoded by the coding sequence ATGTCCCAAGAATTCGACTACATCATCGTCGGTGCCGGTTCGGCCGGTAACACCCTGGCCACCCGCCTGACCGAAGACGCCAGCGTCACCGTCCTGCTGCTGGAAGCCGGCGGCCCCGACTACCGCTTCGACTTCCGCACCCAGATGCCGGCCGCCCTGGCCTTCCCGCTGCAGGGTCGTCGCTACAACTGGGCCTACGAGACCGACCCAGAGCCGCACATGGACGGCCGCCGCATGGAATGCGGTCGCGGCAAGGGCCTGGGTGGCTCCTCGCTGATCAACGGCATGTGCTACATCCGCGGCAACGCCATGGACTTCGACGGCTGGGCTGAACTGCCAGGCCTCGAGGACTGGACCTACCTGGACTGCCTGCCGTACTTCCGCAAGGCCGAAACCCGCGATATCGGCCCGAACGACTACCACGGCGGCGAAGGCCCGGTCAGCGTGGCCACGCCCAAGGCCGGCAACAACCCGCTGTTCCACGCCATGGTCGAGGCCGGCGTGCAGGCCGGTTACCCGCGCACCGAAGACCTCAACGGCTACCAGCAGGAAGGCTTCGGCCCGATGGACCGTTCGGTGACCAAGAAAGGCCGTCGCTCGAGCACCGCTCGCGGCTATCTGGACCAGGCCAAGAAGCGCCCGAACCTGACCATCGTCACCCACGCCCTGAGCGACCGCGTGTTGTTCGACGGCAAGCGCGCCGTCGGCGTGACCTACCTGGTCGGTGACAGCGAAGAGCGCGTCGAAGCCCGCGCGCGCAAGGAAGTCATCGTCAGTTCCGGCGCCATCGCATCGCCGCAACTGCTGCAGCGCTCCGGCGTCGGCCCGCGCGCCCTGCTCGAAAGCCTCGACATTCCGGTGGTCCACGACCTGCCGGGCGTCGGCGAGAACCTGCAGGACCACCTCGAACTGTACCTGCAGTACGCCTGCACCCAGCCCGTGTCGCTGTACCCGTCGCTGCTGTGGTGGAACCAGCCGAAAATCGGTGCAGAGTGGCTGTTCAACGGCACCGGCATTGGCGCCAGCAACCAGTTCGAGGCCGGTGGTTTCATCCGTACTCGCCCTGAGTTCAAATGGCCGAACATCCAGTACCACTTCCTGCCGGTAGCCATCAACTACAACGGCTCGAACGGTGTGAAGGAGCACGGCTTCCAGGCGCACATGGGCTCCATGCGCTCGCCGGCCCGTGGTCGCATCCAGGCCAAGTCGAAGAACCCACGCCAGCACCCGAGCATCCTGTTCAACTACATGTCCACCGAGCAGGACTGGCAGGAGTTCCGCGACGGCATCCGCCTGACCCGCGAAATCATGGCCCAGCCGGCGCTGGACCCGTACCGCGGTCGCGAGATCAGCCCGGGCGCCCACGTGCAAACCGATGAAGAGCTGGACAAGTTCATCCGCGAGCACGCCGAAACCGCCTTCCACCCGTCCTGCTCGTGCAAGATGGGCACCGACGACATGGCCGTGGTCGATGGCGAAGGCCGCGTGCATGGCATGCAGGGCCTGCGCGTGGTCGATGCCTCGATCATGCCGCTGATCATCACCGGCAACCTCAACGCCACCACGATCATGATCGCCGAGAAAATCTCGGACAAGATCCGTGGCCGCAAGCCACTGCCGCGCAGCACCGCCAAGTACTACGTGGCAGGCGATGCCCCGGTGAAGGGCAAGCCGATGCGGGAAGTGAAGCAGGCGTAA
- the betB gene encoding betaine-aldehyde dehydrogenase, whose amino-acid sequence MARFGTQKLYIDGAYVDAGSDATFEAINPATGEVLAHVQRATQADVEKAVESAERGQKVWAAMTAMQRSRILRRAVDILRERNDELAMLETLDTGKSYSETRYVDIVTGADVLEYYAGLVPAIEGEQIPLRESSFVYTRREPLGVTAGIGAWNYPIQIALWKSAPALAAGNAMIFKPSEVTSLTTLKLAEIFTEAGLPNGVFNVLTGSGREVGTWLTEHPRIEKVSFTGGTTTGKKVMASASSSSLKEVTMELGGKSPLIICDDADLDKAADIAMMANFYSSGQVCTNGTRVFIPASMKAAFEAKIAERVARIRVGNPEDENTNFGPLVSFAHMESVLSYIAKGKEEGARVLCGAERLLDGDFAKGAFVAPTVFTDCRDDMTIVKEEIFGPVMSILSYETEEEVIRRANDTEYGLAAGVCTNDISRAHRIIHKLEAGICWINAWGESPAEMPVGGYKQSGVGRENGVSSLAQYTRIKSVQVELGGYNSVF is encoded by the coding sequence ATGGCCCGTTTCGGAACGCAAAAACTCTACATCGATGGCGCTTACGTCGACGCTGGCAGCGATGCCACCTTCGAAGCCATCAACCCAGCCACCGGCGAAGTCCTCGCCCACGTGCAGCGCGCTACCCAGGCTGACGTCGAGAAGGCCGTCGAGAGCGCCGAACGTGGCCAGAAAGTCTGGGCCGCGATGACCGCCATGCAGCGTTCGCGCATCCTGCGCCGCGCCGTCGACATCCTGCGCGAGCGCAACGACGAGCTGGCCATGCTGGAAACCCTGGACACCGGCAAGTCGTACTCCGAAACCCGCTACGTCGACATCGTCACCGGCGCCGACGTGCTGGAATACTATGCCGGCCTGGTCCCGGCCATCGAAGGCGAGCAGATCCCGCTGCGCGAATCGTCCTTCGTCTACACCCGCCGCGAGCCGCTGGGCGTGACCGCCGGTATCGGTGCCTGGAACTACCCGATCCAGATCGCCCTGTGGAAATCCGCCCCAGCCCTGGCCGCCGGCAACGCGATGATCTTCAAGCCGTCGGAAGTCACCTCGCTGACCACCCTGAAACTGGCCGAGATCTTCACCGAAGCCGGCCTGCCGAACGGCGTGTTCAACGTCCTGACCGGCAGCGGCCGCGAAGTCGGCACCTGGCTGACCGAGCACCCGCGCATCGAGAAAGTCTCCTTCACCGGCGGCACCACCACCGGTAAAAAAGTCATGGCCAGCGCCTCGAGCTCCTCGCTCAAGGAAGTCACCATGGAACTGGGCGGCAAGTCGCCGCTGATCATCTGCGACGACGCCGACCTGGACAAGGCCGCCGACATCGCCATGATGGCCAACTTCTACAGCTCCGGTCAGGTCTGCACCAACGGCACCCGCGTGTTCATCCCGGCCTCGATGAAGGCCGCCTTCGAAGCCAAGATCGCCGAGCGCGTCGCACGCATCCGTGTTGGCAACCCGGAAGACGAGAACACCAACTTCGGCCCGCTGGTCAGCTTCGCCCACATGGAAAGCGTGCTGTCCTACATCGCCAAGGGCAAGGAAGAAGGTGCCCGCGTGCTGTGCGGCGCCGAGCGCCTGCTGGACGGCGACTTCGCCAAGGGTGCCTTCGTCGCGCCGACCGTGTTCACTGACTGCCGCGACGACATGACCATCGTCAAGGAAGAGATCTTCGGCCCAGTGATGAGCATCCTCAGCTACGAGACCGAGGAAGAAGTCATCCGCCGCGCCAACGACACCGAGTACGGCCTGGCCGCCGGCGTCTGCACCAACGACATCAGCCGCGCCCACCGCATCATCCACAAGCTCGAAGCCGGTATCTGCTGGATCAACGCCTGGGGCGAATCGCCGGCCGAAATGCCGGTCGGCGGTTACAAGCAGTCGGGCGTTGGCCGTGAGAACGGCGTCAGCTCGCTGGCTCAATACACCCGCATCAAGTCGGTTCAGGTCGAGCTGGGCGGCTACAACTCGGTTTTCTAA
- a CDS encoding BCCT family transporter: MFFTSAMMILVLTALLIAVPDIAGQVLGVAQKWLTRTFGWYYMLVICGYLLFVVYLAFSDFGKLKLGGKDDTPDFSYGAWAGMLFSSGIGISLLYFGASEPLDHYFNPPEGTPASLEAARQGLQLTFLHWGLHGWAIYALVGLAVGYFAYRHNQPLALRSALYPLVGERWVKGGAGHAVDIFGMFVTLLGLVTNLGIGSMQVASGLEYLFGMDHSKTNLLVVILVMAGVATVAAVSGVENGIRRLSNLNILLFSGLLIFVLLAGNTLHLLNGFVQNVGDYLNGVVLKTFDLYVYEGDNDKSERWLGLWTVFYWAWWISWGPFVGMFIARISKGRTVRQLVSGVLLIPLGFTLAWLSIFGNTALDLVINQGAVELGKTALEQPSMSIYQLLEFFPAAKIVIGLAVFVGFVLFLTPADSGAVMMANLSCKGGKVDEDAPHWMVVFWSVVITLVTIGLLFAGNFEAMQTMVVLAGLPFSVVLVLFMFGLMKAMKQDVAVESERAELAARGRRGFSERLSQLDLQPTQAVVQRFMDKQVSPALKEAAEQLRTLGFEVETRVGQSRNMMGLRVMMVEGNPFVYEASLDGYLAAPSEAPVEGEPEVQQRFYRAEVYLHDGSQEYDLMGFTREQIVRDVLDQFESHRQLLGRVYS, encoded by the coding sequence GTGTTCTTCACCTCGGCGATGATGATCCTCGTTCTGACTGCCCTGCTGATCGCTGTACCCGATATCGCCGGCCAGGTGCTCGGTGTCGCCCAGAAATGGCTGACCCGTACCTTTGGCTGGTACTACATGCTGGTGATCTGTGGTTACCTGCTGTTTGTCGTCTACCTGGCCTTCTCCGACTTCGGCAAGCTCAAGCTGGGCGGCAAGGACGACACCCCGGACTTCAGCTACGGCGCCTGGGCCGGCATGCTGTTCTCCTCCGGTATCGGTATCTCGCTGCTGTACTTCGGCGCTTCCGAGCCGCTTGACCACTACTTCAACCCACCGGAAGGCACGCCCGCCAGCCTCGAGGCCGCGCGCCAGGGCCTGCAGCTGACCTTCCTGCACTGGGGCCTGCACGGCTGGGCGATCTACGCCCTGGTCGGCCTGGCCGTGGGCTACTTCGCCTACCGCCACAACCAGCCGCTGGCCCTGCGCTCGGCGCTGTACCCGCTGGTCGGCGAGCGCTGGGTCAAGGGCGGCGCCGGCCATGCCGTGGACATCTTCGGCATGTTCGTCACCCTGCTGGGCCTGGTGACCAACCTGGGTATCGGCTCGATGCAGGTGGCCTCGGGCCTGGAATACCTGTTCGGCATGGACCACAGCAAGACCAACCTGCTGGTGGTGATCCTGGTCATGGCCGGCGTGGCCACCGTGGCCGCGGTGTCGGGCGTGGAAAACGGCATCCGCCGCCTGTCCAACCTGAACATCCTGCTGTTCAGCGGCTTGCTGATCTTCGTGCTGCTGGCCGGCAACACCCTGCACCTGCTCAACGGCTTCGTGCAGAACGTCGGTGACTACCTCAACGGTGTCGTGCTGAAGACCTTCGACCTCTATGTCTATGAAGGCGACAACGACAAGTCCGAGCGCTGGCTGGGCCTGTGGACCGTGTTCTACTGGGCCTGGTGGATCTCCTGGGGCCCGTTCGTCGGCATGTTCATTGCCCGTATCTCCAAGGGCCGGACCGTGCGTCAGCTGGTCAGCGGCGTGCTGCTGATCCCGCTGGGCTTCACCCTGGCCTGGTTGTCGATCTTCGGTAACACCGCGCTGGACCTGGTGATCAACCAGGGTGCGGTGGAACTGGGCAAGACCGCGCTCGAACAGCCGTCGATGTCTATCTACCAACTGCTGGAATTCTTCCCGGCGGCCAAGATCGTCATCGGCCTGGCTGTGTTCGTCGGCTTCGTGCTGTTCCTCACCCCGGCCGACTCCGGCGCGGTGATGATGGCCAACCTGTCGTGCAAAGGCGGCAAGGTCGACGAGGACGCCCCGCACTGGATGGTGGTGTTCTGGTCGGTGGTCATCACCCTGGTCACCATCGGCTTGCTGTTCGCCGGTAACTTCGAAGCCATGCAGACCATGGTGGTGTTGGCCGGCCTGCCGTTCTCGGTGGTCCTGGTGCTGTTCATGTTCGGCCTGATGAAGGCCATGAAGCAGGACGTCGCGGTCGAGAGCGAGCGTGCCGAGCTGGCCGCCCGTGGCCGTCGCGGTTTCAGCGAGCGTCTCAGCCAGCTGGACCTGCAGCCGACCCAGGCCGTTGTCCAGCGCTTCATGGACAAACAGGTCAGCCCGGCGCTGAAAGAAGCCGCCGAGCAGCTGCGCACCCTGGGCTTCGAGGTCGAGACCCGGGTTGGCCAGTCGCGCAACATGATGGGCCTGCGAGTGATGATGGTAGAGGGCAACCCCTTCGTCTATGAAGCCAGCCTGGATGGCTACCTGGCCGCGCCGAGCGAGGCGCCGGTCGAGGGCGAGCCGGAAGTGCAGCAGCGCTTCTACCGTGCCGAGGTGTACCTGCACGACGGCAGCCAGGAGTACGACCTGATGGGCTTTACCCGCGAGCAGATCGTGCGTGACGTGCTCGACCAGTTCGAGAGCCACCGCCAGCTGCTGGGGCGTGTGTACAGCTGA
- a CDS encoding dermonecrotic toxin domain-containing protein, producing MSSAILPLFDFKAVVAQQFSGRPMLRQLLAEQLLALLVKKHPALARVTPKLASADALLLLIPDPDRPFSHRKPLLDVALQAALDGAALNLEAIDGRHFGLSLADPYRLPGATDRFEYLQINGCDAELDELLVTLVDRWCQAQVEYWRATASAGVSRDRWLQLLLKMAMLRNLPMQGLDSYQQSCVRGLLGPIAKQPTVFAVSVEMTSQGQRLSETQAGLLVTGEWDERQVILWCTPSSIIRAFDSLGDFATALCEELAGRHRFAEMTWHRQQLSGDVFAQQATLMLENMLERAQRVASAAGLEASEKVRLLDALSDPSQWFIDGYFVAPTGQAVLPPGVARAGVTSRFAYQEALFALALDQSTSQGARALDGIEDLQSYTRERLRQALLEDHPVDANYHSDDLILELKRAEGEPGGAAAGAGGGEPLADAGEKSLTDFAIGNLGSLHGAVITSVKHRDGQLIMPWLTVDYLRRLVQRVDIGGRYPAYVARSLDAPDGRARRVEHFAREWRQTLLFSALSARLDGTLSEAGLQVVCDYVRGLADTTTSLTPLAYTEAGQSSRYDIVHGMYVLNCVEPARVILYRPLYGHGAVREFSDLEALGSGIRQSSTLRASVLQWMDEAARQHYHSDLSADTRLVHVGIDPGLLAEPARLDLQFWRIDVDGKLYNANRDWLVAIAEQATTSSAQSRWAMLEQAAWLLFQTAVPLLRGPVALVAWLAQAVMAFSADVSALLEGNAFEASQAVVDLVLNVGMVLLHQHLPGVKPAAPKPGAAMGDALLGYPTGHQAIVAPKQGRVGLPGPVTQARLDFAWRGNAGFNWLDAPRRLALQALRVSVDLADSQPLAMGQARGLHRLGERLYAVMAADVYPVALFDGDVRIIDAQGEPQAWIVRSDGAWRIDASMRLAGAGPKTRRQLLKEENQRLVASLKDEDRKLITEMNALDLEFARHRDFFTKAKADLLDLEAKAQPGAGDEQRLQLQRKIQYQARLRVVDDLKLLVEKGLAHDKVVSRLEALRLMDPLMPDAIRLQRNVTREELVSRCEIYYNELITLINDVNVQALSESMPILPLSPGEAQFYRRFYTQLEQVIAWEGELVNLSNDFDTLLEDTLRDDSIIFKRGIHDEPADKHAQLLEIIEQRRLTATELAFRRLIDLAEACLNRLASVDEQVLSDYAQYLAGPELVSAGAAHGDLAGGELTLNERIDILTGVLDSYGQAEVMSRYLSSLGGDAIRPARLQEYRKALRELIESAERALEQAIREQQLAEKSPSRPAVYAARGGKRRVVRTQRGKSVVGEQRQLGGEEVVQQMDSRKTVLKTFRRRGEEWVEDIAPYEPSPAQVSDPGRWAGQGRKLVRQIESVVKLARQYIRSDEPKGLSTVIDEHVDKLHEVLGQLPDDQANTELSEQLQAGITRLEASRDDLLEALYLTTSHPNAESLRYLLSREQVTVSRVPGRTQLKAGDHLDIYEVRRRPKTAGRMGDGLWEAHFHYPAADTPGRQFSKGHIKLWAERKLGREAQLRAAIERNELLPIYRGNLHLAQVEGLIPFD from the coding sequence ATGTCCAGCGCAATACTCCCTCTCTTCGACTTCAAGGCTGTGGTCGCGCAGCAATTCAGCGGGCGGCCCATGCTCCGGCAGCTACTCGCCGAGCAGCTGCTGGCGCTGCTGGTCAAAAAACACCCCGCACTGGCGCGCGTGACACCGAAGCTTGCGTCAGCGGACGCCTTGCTGCTGTTGATACCTGATCCAGACAGACCGTTCTCGCACCGCAAGCCTCTGCTCGATGTCGCCTTGCAGGCCGCACTGGACGGGGCCGCGCTGAACCTTGAGGCAATCGATGGGCGTCACTTTGGCTTGAGCCTGGCCGATCCCTATCGGCTGCCGGGGGCCACGGATCGCTTCGAGTACCTGCAGATCAACGGCTGCGATGCCGAACTCGACGAACTGCTGGTGACGCTGGTCGACCGTTGGTGCCAGGCCCAGGTGGAATACTGGCGTGCGACAGCTTCAGCGGGTGTCAGCCGTGATCGCTGGCTGCAGTTGCTGCTGAAGATGGCCATGCTGCGTAACTTGCCGATGCAAGGGCTGGACAGCTATCAGCAATCCTGTGTGCGTGGGCTGCTGGGGCCTATCGCCAAACAGCCTACGGTCTTTGCGGTGAGCGTGGAGATGACATCCCAGGGCCAGCGCCTGAGCGAAACCCAGGCCGGGCTGCTGGTGACCGGTGAATGGGACGAACGGCAGGTGATCCTGTGGTGTACGCCATCAAGCATCATCAGGGCCTTCGATTCGCTCGGCGACTTCGCCACGGCGCTATGCGAGGAGTTGGCCGGCCGTCATCGCTTTGCCGAGATGACCTGGCATCGCCAGCAACTGAGCGGCGATGTGTTCGCCCAGCAGGCAACGCTGATGCTGGAAAACATGCTCGAGCGGGCGCAACGGGTCGCAAGCGCAGCGGGGTTGGAGGCGTCTGAAAAAGTGCGTTTGCTCGACGCGCTGAGCGATCCCTCGCAGTGGTTCATCGACGGTTACTTCGTCGCGCCCACAGGCCAGGCTGTGCTGCCGCCCGGTGTGGCCAGGGCGGGCGTGACCAGCCGTTTCGCTTATCAGGAGGCGCTGTTCGCATTGGCGCTGGACCAGTCGACCTCCCAGGGCGCGCGGGCGCTGGATGGCATCGAGGATCTGCAAAGCTATACCCGTGAGCGCTTGCGCCAGGCGCTGCTGGAGGATCACCCGGTCGATGCCAACTACCACTCGGACGACCTGATACTCGAGCTCAAGCGCGCCGAAGGTGAGCCCGGCGGGGCCGCCGCAGGGGCCGGTGGTGGCGAGCCGCTGGCAGATGCCGGGGAAAAGTCCCTGACCGACTTCGCCATCGGCAACCTGGGCTCGTTGCATGGCGCTGTCATTACCTCGGTCAAGCACCGCGATGGCCAGTTGATCATGCCCTGGTTGACGGTCGATTACCTGCGCCGGCTTGTCCAGCGGGTGGATATTGGTGGCCGTTACCCTGCCTACGTGGCGCGGTCCCTGGATGCGCCAGACGGGCGGGCACGGCGTGTCGAGCATTTCGCCAGGGAGTGGCGACAAACGCTGCTGTTCAGCGCGCTGTCGGCAAGGCTCGACGGCACCCTGAGCGAAGCTGGCCTGCAGGTTGTCTGCGACTATGTGCGCGGCTTGGCCGATACCACCACCTCGTTGACGCCGCTGGCCTATACCGAGGCCGGTCAGTCATCGCGGTACGACATTGTGCATGGCATGTATGTGCTCAACTGTGTGGAGCCCGCGCGGGTGATCCTGTATCGGCCGCTGTACGGCCATGGGGCTGTGCGCGAGTTCAGCGACCTGGAGGCGCTCGGCAGCGGGATTCGCCAGTCCTCCACCCTGCGCGCCAGCGTCCTGCAGTGGATGGATGAGGCGGCGCGCCAGCATTACCACAGCGATCTCAGCGCCGATACGCGCCTGGTGCACGTCGGCATTGACCCGGGTCTGCTTGCTGAGCCGGCGAGGCTGGACCTGCAGTTCTGGCGCATCGATGTCGACGGCAAGCTGTACAACGCCAATCGGGACTGGCTGGTGGCAATCGCCGAGCAAGCGACGACCTCTTCGGCGCAAAGTCGCTGGGCGATGCTCGAGCAGGCGGCCTGGTTGTTGTTTCAGACCGCCGTGCCGCTGCTGCGCGGGCCGGTTGCGCTGGTGGCGTGGCTGGCACAGGCGGTGATGGCGTTCTCGGCCGATGTTTCTGCGCTGCTCGAAGGCAATGCATTCGAAGCCTCGCAAGCGGTGGTGGACCTGGTGCTCAATGTCGGCATGGTCTTGCTGCATCAACACCTGCCGGGGGTGAAGCCTGCGGCGCCCAAGCCTGGGGCGGCAATGGGCGACGCCTTGCTGGGCTACCCGACAGGCCACCAGGCGATCGTGGCGCCGAAACAGGGCCGGGTCGGCCTGCCCGGCCCGGTAACGCAGGCGCGATTGGATTTCGCCTGGCGCGGCAACGCCGGTTTCAACTGGCTTGATGCGCCACGGCGCCTGGCGTTGCAGGCTTTGCGCGTCAGCGTGGATCTGGCTGATAGCCAGCCGCTGGCGATGGGGCAGGCCCGCGGGCTCCATCGACTCGGTGAACGGCTCTATGCGGTGATGGCCGCGGATGTCTATCCCGTGGCGCTGTTCGACGGCGATGTACGCATCATCGATGCGCAGGGCGAGCCGCAGGCATGGATCGTGCGCAGCGACGGCGCCTGGCGCATCGACGCCTCGATGCGCCTGGCCGGAGCGGGTCCGAAGACCCGGCGCCAGTTGCTCAAGGAAGAAAACCAGCGCCTTGTGGCGTCACTGAAGGATGAAGACAGGAAACTCATTACCGAAATGAATGCGTTGGACCTGGAGTTTGCCAGGCATCGAGACTTCTTCACCAAGGCCAAGGCGGATCTGCTCGACCTCGAGGCCAAGGCGCAACCCGGCGCAGGTGACGAGCAGCGCTTGCAGCTGCAGCGCAAAATACAATACCAGGCCAGGTTGCGTGTGGTGGATGACTTGAAGTTGCTGGTGGAGAAAGGGCTCGCCCATGACAAAGTGGTGTCGCGTCTGGAAGCGCTGCGGCTGATGGACCCGCTGATGCCGGACGCGATCAGGCTGCAGCGCAACGTCACGCGCGAAGAGCTGGTTTCGCGCTGCGAGATCTACTACAACGAGCTGATCACGCTGATCAACGATGTGAACGTGCAAGCGCTGAGCGAGTCCATGCCGATCCTTCCGCTCTCGCCGGGCGAGGCCCAGTTCTACCGGCGCTTCTATACCCAGTTGGAGCAAGTTATCGCCTGGGAAGGCGAGCTGGTGAACTTGTCGAATGATTTCGATACCTTGCTGGAGGATACCCTGCGCGATGACTCGATCATCTTCAAGCGCGGTATCCATGACGAGCCTGCCGACAAGCACGCGCAACTGCTGGAAATCATCGAACAGCGGCGCCTGACGGCCACCGAGCTGGCGTTCCGACGGTTGATCGACCTGGCCGAGGCCTGTCTGAATCGCCTGGCGAGCGTCGATGAGCAAGTCCTGAGCGACTATGCGCAGTACCTGGCCGGGCCCGAGTTGGTCAGCGCCGGCGCTGCCCATGGCGACCTCGCCGGTGGCGAGCTGACCCTCAACGAACGCATCGACATTCTTACCGGCGTGCTGGACTCCTATGGCCAGGCCGAGGTGATGAGCCGCTATCTGTCCAGCTTGGGTGGGGACGCCATCCGCCCGGCCCGCTTGCAGGAATACCGCAAGGCGCTTCGGGAATTGATCGAGAGTGCCGAGCGTGCGCTGGAGCAAGCCATTCGCGAGCAACAACTGGCTGAAAAGTCGCCATCACGCCCGGCCGTCTACGCGGCGCGCGGCGGCAAGCGACGGGTCGTCAGGACCCAGCGTGGCAAGAGTGTCGTGGGTGAGCAGCGGCAACTGGGGGGCGAGGAGGTCGTGCAGCAGATGGACTCGCGCAAGACCGTGCTCAAGACGTTTCGGCGCCGAGGTGAAGAGTGGGTCGAGGATATCGCGCCGTACGAACCGAGCCCCGCGCAGGTCAGCGACCCCGGCCGTTGGGCAGGGCAAGGGCGCAAGCTGGTGAGGCAGATCGAGTCGGTGGTCAAGTTGGCCAGGCAGTACATCAGGAGCGATGAGCCCAAAGGCCTGTCAACGGTCATCGACGAGCATGTCGACAAGCTCCACGAGGTGCTCGGGCAGTTGCCGGACGACCAGGCGAACACTGAGTTGTCGGAGCAGTTGCAGGCAGGGATCACCCGCCTCGAGGCTTCCCGGGATGACCTGCTGGAGGCGTTGTACCTGACCACCAGCCACCCCAATGCCGAGAGCTTGCGCTACCTGTTGTCGCGCGAGCAGGTGACGGTCAGTCGCGTGCCGGGGCGCACGCAGCTCAAGGCCGGCGACCATCTGGATATCTACGAAGTGCGGCGCAGGCCGAAAACTGCAGGGCGCATGGGCGATGGCCTGTGGGAGGCGCACTTTCACTACCCCGCGGCGGATACCCCGGGGCGGCAGTTCAGCAAGGGGCATATCAAGCTCTGGGCCGAGCGCAAGCTAGGCCGGGAAGCGCAGTTGCGCGCGGCGATCGAGCGCAACGAGTTGCTGCCGATCTACCGCGGCAATCTACACCTTGCCCAGGTGGAAGGCTTGATTCCGTTCGATTGA
- the betI gene encoding transcriptional regulator BetI, whose amino-acid sequence MPKVGMQPIRRQQLIEATLLAVDQVGLGDASIALIARLAGVSNGIISHYFQDKNGLIAATMRYIMNMLNEGVIARRQALTDDSPRAHLKVIIEGNFDASQVNGPAMKTWLAFWASSMHQPSLHRLQRINDHRLYSNLCCQFRRVLPLYHARKAARGLAALIDGLWLRGALSGDAFDTEQAIRIAYEYMDLQLAKQQTLGTTDQAAEQPRAATSQPAGA is encoded by the coding sequence ATGCCCAAGGTCGGTATGCAACCCATCCGCCGCCAGCAGTTGATCGAAGCCACCTTGCTGGCGGTCGATCAGGTCGGTCTGGGAGATGCCAGCATTGCGCTGATTGCCCGTTTGGCCGGCGTGTCGAACGGCATCATCAGTCACTACTTTCAGGACAAGAACGGCCTGATCGCAGCGACGATGCGCTACATCATGAACATGCTCAACGAGGGCGTGATCGCGCGTCGGCAGGCCCTCACGGATGACAGCCCGCGCGCCCACCTGAAGGTGATCATCGAGGGTAACTTCGATGCCAGCCAGGTGAACGGCCCGGCAATGAAAACCTGGCTGGCCTTCTGGGCCTCCAGCATGCACCAGCCGTCTTTGCACAGGTTGCAGCGGATCAACGATCACCGCTTGTATTCCAACCTGTGCTGCCAGTTCCGCCGCGTCCTGCCGCTTTACCATGCGCGCAAGGCTGCCCGCGGGCTGGCGGCGCTGATCGACGGCTTGTGGCTGCGTGGCGCCCTGTCGGGTGACGCATTCGACACCGAGCAGGCAATACGCATCGCTTACGAATACATGGATCTACAACTGGCTAAGCAGCAGACCCTGGGCACAACCGACCAGGCCGCTGAACAGCCGCGCGCAGCGACCAGCCAACCGGCAGGAGCGTGA